Proteins from one Flavobacterium sp. N2038 genomic window:
- a CDS encoding amino acid permease, whose protein sequence is MSIWKTKPLSVLLGEASESEKGLKRTLSSRSLVALGVGAIIGAGLFSLTGIAAADHAGPAVTISFILAAVGCAFAGLCYAEFASMIPVAGSAYTYSYATMGEFMAWIIGWDLVLEYALGAATVGVSWSRYLLELLAKFNIHLPPQLICSPWETLTLSNGTVVEGGIVNLPAIFIVSLLSLLLIKGTKESASLNNFLVVVKVAVVLIFIVLGWKFIDPSNYTPYIPENTGVFGKFGWSGIAAGAGTVFFAFIGFDAVSTAAQEAKNPQKGMPIGILGSLVICTILYVLFSHVMTGLVPYYKFAGDAKPAATAFAVTGYDFLQTGLIVAILAGYTSVILVMLMGQSRVFYTMSKDGLLPPFFSDIHAKFRTPWKTNLFFLVFVSLFAGLVPVSDLGHMVSIGTLLAFVLVCIGVMVMRKKMPEAPRAFKTPWVPFVPIAGIVICLALMYSLPNESWARLVIWMALGILIYFVYGKKNSKLNNPEK, encoded by the coding sequence ATGTCAATTTGGAAAACTAAACCTCTTTCGGTATTGCTTGGTGAAGCATCCGAATCTGAAAAAGGATTAAAAAGAACCTTATCTTCACGTTCGCTTGTTGCACTTGGAGTTGGAGCAATTATTGGAGCGGGACTTTTTTCGCTAACCGGAATTGCAGCTGCAGATCATGCAGGTCCTGCCGTTACAATTTCTTTTATTTTAGCCGCAGTAGGTTGTGCATTTGCAGGACTTTGTTATGCTGAATTTGCTTCAATGATTCCTGTTGCCGGTAGTGCATATACGTATTCTTACGCAACTATGGGGGAATTTATGGCATGGATTATCGGTTGGGATTTAGTTTTAGAATATGCTTTAGGAGCTGCCACAGTAGGTGTGAGCTGGTCTCGTTATCTTCTTGAGTTACTCGCTAAATTTAACATACATCTTCCTCCTCAATTAATTTGCTCTCCGTGGGAAACCTTAACATTAAGTAACGGAACAGTGGTTGAAGGCGGAATTGTAAATTTACCTGCAATATTTATCGTCTCTTTACTTTCTTTATTATTAATAAAAGGTACTAAAGAGTCTGCATCATTAAACAATTTCTTAGTTGTTGTAAAAGTGGCTGTTGTTCTTATCTTTATTGTATTAGGATGGAAATTTATCGACCCTAGTAATTACACTCCATACATTCCTGAAAACACTGGTGTATTTGGAAAATTTGGATGGTCTGGAATTGCTGCCGGAGCCGGAACTGTATTTTTTGCTTTTATTGGTTTTGATGCTGTTTCAACTGCGGCGCAGGAAGCTAAAAACCCACAAAAAGGAATGCCAATTGGTATTTTAGGTTCTTTAGTAATTTGTACTATATTATATGTACTATTCTCTCATGTTATGACAGGACTTGTACCTTATTATAAATTTGCCGGAGATGCAAAACCAGCTGCCACTGCATTTGCTGTAACTGGATACGACTTTTTACAAACAGGCTTAATTGTTGCCATCTTAGCAGGTTATACTTCTGTAATATTGGTAATGCTTATGGGGCAAAGTCGTGTTTTTTATACTATGAGTAAAGATGGTTTATTACCTCCTTTCTTTAGCGACATCCACGCAAAATTCCGTACTCCTTGGAAAACCAATCTTTTCTTCCTTGTATTTGTTAGTTTATTTGCAGGACTTGTTCCTGTGAGTGATTTAGGACATATGGTAAGTATTGGTACATTACTAGCTTTTGTACTTGTATGTATTGGAGTTATGGTTATGCGCAAAAAAATGCCAGAAGCACCAAGAGCTTTCAAAACTCCATGGGTTCCTTTTGTGCCAATTGCTGGTATTGTAATATGTCTGGCTTTGATGTATTCTTTACCAAACGAAAGTTGGGCAAGACTTGTAATCTGGATGGCTTTAGGTATTCTTATCTACTTTGTTTATGGTAAGAAAAACAGCAAATTAAACAATCCGGAAAAATAA
- the rpsU gene encoding 30S ribosomal protein S21 — MLIIPIKDGENIDRALKRYKRKFDKTGTVRQLRARTAFIKPSVIKRAQIQKAAYIQGLRDSLES; from the coding sequence ATGTTAATTATACCAATTAAAGACGGAGAAAATATCGATAGAGCATTAAAGCGCTATAAAAGAAAATTTGATAAAACAGGAACTGTTCGTCAATTAAGAGCACGTACTGCTTTTATTAAGCCTTCTGTTATCAAAAGAGCTCAAATTCAAAAAGCTGCTTACATCCAAGGCTTGAGAGATAGTCTAGAAAGTTAA
- the tuf gene encoding elongation factor Tu, whose product MAKENFNRSKPHLNIGTIGHVDHGKTTLTAAITKVLSDAGYCQAKSFDQIDNAPEEKERGITINTSHVEYETANRHYAHVDCPGHADYVKNMVTGAAQMDGAILVVAATDGPMPQTREHILLGRQVGIPRIVVFMNKVDMVDDAELLELVEMEIRDLLSFYEYDGDNGPVVQGSALGGLNNDPAWVPKIIELMEAVDAWIEEPVRDVAKPFLMPVEDVFTITGRGTVATGRIETGIANTGDPVEIIGMGADKLTSTITGVEMFRKILDRGEAGDNVGLLLRGIDKESIKRGMVIIKPGSVKPHATFKAEVYILKKEEGGRHTPFHNNYRPQFYVRTTDVTGVITLPEGVEMVMPGDNLTINVALLSPIAMSVGLRFAIREGGRTVGAGQVTEIVG is encoded by the coding sequence ATGGCAAAGGAGAATTTTAATCGTTCCAAACCGCACTTAAACATAGGTACAATTGGACACGTGGATCACGGAAAAACTACATTAACTGCTGCAATTACAAAAGTATTGTCTGATGCTGGTTACTGTCAAGCAAAATCGTTTGATCAAATCGATAACGCTCCAGAGGAGAAAGAAAGAGGTATTACTATTAATACATCACACGTAGAGTATGAAACAGCTAACCGTCACTACGCTCACGTTGACTGTCCAGGTCACGCGGATTACGTAAAGAACATGGTTACTGGTGCTGCTCAAATGGACGGAGCTATCTTAGTAGTTGCTGCTACAGATGGTCCAATGCCACAAACTCGTGAGCACATCCTTTTAGGTCGTCAGGTTGGTATTCCAAGAATCGTTGTTTTCATGAACAAAGTGGATATGGTTGATGATGCTGAGTTGTTAGAGCTTGTTGAAATGGAAATTAGAGATTTATTATCTTTCTACGAATATGATGGAGATAATGGTCCTGTAGTTCAAGGTTCTGCTTTAGGAGGATTGAATAATGATCCTGCTTGGGTACCAAAAATCATTGAATTAATGGAAGCTGTTGATGCTTGGATCGAAGAGCCAGTGCGTGACGTAGCTAAACCATTCTTGATGCCGGTTGAAGATGTATTTACAATTACTGGTCGTGGAACTGTTGCTACAGGTCGTATCGAAACAGGTATTGCTAATACAGGAGATCCAGTTGAAATCATTGGTATGGGAGCTGATAAATTAACTTCTACTATTACAGGAGTTGAGATGTTCCGTAAAATCCTTGATAGAGGTGAAGCTGGAGATAACGTAGGTTTATTGTTAAGAGGTATTGATAAAGAATCTATCAAAAGAGGAATGGTTATCATTAAGCCAGGATCAGTAAAACCACACGCTACTTTCAAAGCTGAGGTTTATATCTTGAAAAAAGAAGAAGGTGGACGTCATACTCCATTCCATAATAACTACCGTCCACAGTTCTACGTACGTACAACTGACGTAACAGGAGTTATTACTTTACCAGAAGGAGTAGAGATGGTAATGCCAGGAGATAACTTGACTATCAATGTTGCTTTATTAAGCCCAATCGCAATGAGCGTAGGTTTACGTTTTGCTATCCGTGAAGGTGGTAGAACTGTAGGTGCAGGTCAGGTAACTGAAATCGTAGGATAA
- a CDS encoding ComEA family DNA-binding protein, translating into MIYFFVGFEQVAQSFSDKEKWMTLQVKVDSIHSVQYNQKPKVYSFNPNFISDYKGYKLGMSVEEIDRLLSFRKQNKYVNSAEEFQEVTKVSDSLLKVISPFFKFPDWIQNKPSFKSERKEYAQKTDFKKEKIKVLDINQATQEDLIKIYGIGEALSLRILKQKEILGCFVSMEQLNEIWGLSPQVLVELNSHFKTVVPSDFRKIAINDASLKELSQFSYFKYALAKQIVTYRSMNGNFENIEDLSKIKGFPVEKAKIISLYLEF; encoded by the coding sequence ATGATATACTTCTTTGTAGGCTTTGAACAGGTTGCCCAATCTTTTTCTGATAAAGAGAAATGGATGACTTTACAGGTTAAAGTAGATTCTATTCATTCTGTTCAATATAATCAAAAGCCAAAAGTGTATTCTTTTAATCCAAATTTTATTTCTGATTACAAAGGGTACAAACTGGGAATGTCTGTTGAAGAAATTGACAGATTGTTGAGTTTTCGAAAACAAAATAAATATGTAAACTCAGCCGAAGAATTTCAAGAGGTGACAAAAGTTTCAGATTCTTTATTAAAGGTTATTTCGCCTTTCTTTAAATTCCCGGATTGGATTCAGAATAAACCCAGCTTTAAAAGTGAGAGAAAGGAGTATGCTCAGAAAACGGATTTCAAAAAGGAAAAAATTAAAGTTTTGGATATTAATCAGGCAACTCAGGAAGATTTAATTAAAATTTACGGAATAGGTGAAGCATTATCATTGCGAATTTTAAAACAAAAGGAAATTTTAGGCTGTTTTGTTTCTATGGAACAGTTGAATGAAATTTGGGGATTATCACCACAGGTTTTAGTAGAATTAAATTCTCATTTTAAAACTGTAGTGCCTTCAGATTTTAGAAAAATTGCTATAAATGACGCTTCGTTAAAAGAGTTGTCGCAATTTTCATATTTTAAATATGCACTGGCAAAACAAATTGTCACTTATAGAAGTATGAACGGAAATTTTGAAAATATTGAGGATTTATCAAAAATTAAAGGTTTTCCTGTTGAAAAAGCAAAAATAATTAGTTTATATTTGGAGTTCTAA
- a CDS encoding tyrosine-type recombinase/integrase, with translation MKSNKDAFRDYLQLEKKYSDHTVLAYLNDIEFFEVFNKTHFEQDGIEKVSYSQIRSWIVSLVDQNISNVSVNRKMASLKSFYKFLLKTKQIEVSPMLKHRALKTPKVVQIPFSEKELTDLMQEVNSPVGFEEIRDKLIVDLFYTTGMRRAELIHLMAYNVDMSSNVIKVLGKRNKERIVPVLPVIIDQFRVYLEERALVENIVDRDYFFISKKGLKMSESFVYRLINSYFSRVSEKVKKSPHVLRHTFATHLLNNGADLNSVKELLGHSSLASTQVYTHNSLAELKKVYADAHPRNK, from the coding sequence ATGAAATCAAATAAAGATGCTTTTCGAGATTATCTTCAATTGGAGAAGAAATATTCGGATCATACCGTTTTGGCTTATTTAAATGATATTGAGTTTTTTGAAGTTTTTAATAAAACGCATTTTGAACAAGATGGTATAGAGAAAGTGAGTTATAGTCAGATTAGAAGTTGGATTGTTTCTTTGGTGGATCAAAATATTTCTAATGTTTCTGTTAATAGAAAAATGGCTTCTTTGAAGTCTTTTTATAAATTTCTTCTTAAAACAAAGCAAATAGAGGTTAGTCCTATGTTGAAGCATAGGGCGTTAAAAACGCCTAAGGTTGTTCAGATTCCGTTTTCTGAAAAGGAATTGACGGATTTAATGCAGGAGGTGAATTCTCCTGTTGGTTTTGAGGAGATTCGGGATAAGTTAATTGTGGATCTTTTTTATACTACTGGAATGCGTAGGGCGGAGCTGATTCATTTGATGGCTTATAATGTTGATATGTCTTCAAATGTGATTAAGGTTTTGGGTAAAAGAAATAAGGAGCGTATAGTTCCAGTTTTGCCGGTTATTATTGATCAGTTTAGGGTTTATCTGGAGGAGCGTGCTTTGGTTGAAAATATAGTTGATAGGGATTATTTTTTTATTTCGAAAAAAGGGTTAAAAATGAGTGAATCTTTTGTGTATCGATTAATAAATTCTTACTTTAGTAGGGTCTCTGAAAAGGTAAAAAAAAGTCCTCATGTGCTTCGGCATACTTTTGCGACTCACCTGTTAAATAATGGAGCAGATTTAAATTCAGTTAAGGAGTTATTAGGGCATTCGAGTTTAGCGTCTACGCAAGTTTATACTCATAATAGTTTAGCGGAACTTAAGAAAGTGTATGCTGATGCGCATCCTCGGAATAAATAA
- the hpf gene encoding ribosome hibernation-promoting factor, HPF/YfiA family has translation MKVDVHAVNFTVDRKLVDFIQERMGKLEKYYDRVVSSDVFLKVERTSDKENKAVEIKINVPGDDFLVKKQCKTFEEAVELSAESLERLLVKRKEKIRAHI, from the coding sequence ATGAAGGTAGATGTTCATGCAGTTAACTTTACTGTTGACCGAAAATTGGTGGATTTTATCCAGGAGAGAATGGGTAAATTGGAAAAATATTATGATCGAGTTGTTTCGTCTGATGTTTTTTTAAAGGTTGAGAGAACAAGTGATAAGGAGAATAAGGCAGTAGAGATTAAGATTAATGTTCCGGGAGATGATTTTTTGGTAAAAAAACAATGTAAAACATTTGAAGAGGCGGTTGAGCTTTCGGCAGAATCTTTAGAGCGTTTGCTTGTAAAAAGGAAAGAAAAAATAAGAGCACACATATAA
- a CDS encoding acyl-CoA dehydrogenase family protein yields MNFDYNETQLMIAQSIKDFADKNIRPNIMEWDEAQIFPIPLFKKLGEMGFMGVLVPEEYGGSGLGYHEYITIIEEISKVDPSIGLSVAAHNSLCTNHILTFGNEEQKKKWLPKLATAEFIGAWGLTEHNTGSDAGGMNTTAVKDGDSWIVNGAKNFITHAISGDIAVVIVRTGEKGDSKGMTAFVFEKGMPGFSSGKKENKLGMRASETAELVFDNCRVPDANRLGEVGQGFVQAMKILDGGRISIGALSLGIAKGAYEAALKYSKERYQFGQPISSFQGISFKLADMATEIEASELLLHKAAYLKQQHKPVTTSGAMAKMYASETCVKVANDAVQIHGGYGYTKDFPVEKFYRDSKLCTIGEGTTEIQKVVISRNLLKE; encoded by the coding sequence ATGAATTTTGATTACAACGAAACACAGTTAATGATTGCGCAGTCTATTAAGGATTTTGCAGATAAAAACATTAGACCTAATATAATGGAGTGGGATGAAGCTCAAATTTTTCCAATTCCATTATTTAAAAAATTAGGAGAAATGGGATTTATGGGCGTTTTGGTGCCAGAAGAATATGGCGGATCCGGATTGGGTTACCATGAATACATTACTATTATAGAAGAAATTTCAAAAGTTGATCCATCAATAGGTTTGTCTGTTGCTGCTCATAATTCATTATGTACAAATCATATTTTGACTTTTGGAAATGAAGAGCAAAAGAAAAAGTGGCTGCCAAAATTAGCTACAGCCGAATTTATTGGTGCCTGGGGATTAACAGAACATAATACAGGTTCTGATGCCGGTGGTATGAATACTACTGCTGTCAAGGATGGAGATTCGTGGATCGTTAACGGGGCAAAAAATTTTATTACGCACGCGATTTCGGGAGATATTGCTGTTGTGATTGTTCGTACTGGAGAGAAAGGTGATTCTAAAGGAATGACGGCATTTGTTTTTGAAAAAGGAATGCCAGGATTTTCTTCAGGGAAAAAAGAAAATAAATTAGGAATGCGCGCAAGTGAAACGGCTGAATTGGTTTTTGATAATTGTCGGGTTCCAGATGCAAACAGATTAGGTGAAGTTGGTCAGGGATTTGTTCAGGCAATGAAGATTTTAGACGGAGGCAGAATTTCTATCGGAGCATTGTCTTTAGGAATTGCAAAGGGAGCTTACGAAGCTGCATTGAAATATTCAAAGGAAAGATATCAGTTTGGCCAGCCTATAAGTAGTTTTCAGGGAATCTCATTTAAATTGGCTGATATGGCTACCGAGATTGAAGCTTCGGAACTATTATTGCATAAAGCAGCATATTTAAAACAACAGCATAAACCAGTAACAACATCTGGAGCAATGGCAAAGATGTATGCTTCTGAAACTTGTGTGAAAGTTGCAAATGATGCTGTTCAGATTCATGGAGGATACGGATATACAAAAGACTTTCCAGTAGAGAAATTCTACAGAGATTCTAAACTTTGTACAATTGGAGAGGGAACTACTGAAATTCAAAAAGTAGTTATCTCTAGGAATTTATTGAAAGAGTAA
- a CDS encoding PspC domain-containing protein — protein MSAILKLKFFFEKYGFHVSSRLADKLGMRVTSVRLFFIYISFVTVGLGFGVYLTLAFWIRLKDLIRAKRSSVFDL, from the coding sequence ATGTCTGCAATTTTAAAACTTAAATTCTTTTTCGAAAAATACGGTTTTCATGTCTCCTCCAGATTGGCAGATAAGCTCGGAATGCGAGTAACGAGTGTTAGATTATTCTTTATCTATATTTCATTTGTTACTGTCGGTTTGGGATTTGGAGTTTATCTTACTTTGGCATTTTGGATTCGTCTTAAAGATTTAATCAGAGCAAAAAGAAGTTCGGTTTTTGACTTGTAA